A region from the Achromobacter seleniivolatilans genome encodes:
- a CDS encoding Ldh family oxidoreductase yields MTLDHRVDAVEWERWGTDCLGAQNFDPEDARCLASSLAQTSLWGIDSHGIARLPHYLNRVAHGSILARPVIEIQRTGPGTAQLHGGRGQGIVVAHRANALAIDLAREAGVAAVGVSNSSHCGAIGLYSRAAAKRGLIGIAFTHSDSIAAPHGGYQPFFGTNPISLAFPRAGAEPLCLDMATTAIPWNRVMNARRDGVALPDGVALDAEGQNSTDAYQVRALRPLGGEDYGYKGYGLATMIELLCGPLNGNPFGPHISPMYEALERPRELGAFFIVIDPARFAGGAALAGVVAGMAMELSQAPGAPRMPGDPEAAALAERQRDGIPVPAALWDEIIAWSTRLGVAPPVCRP; encoded by the coding sequence ATGACGCTTGACCACCGAGTGGACGCCGTTGAATGGGAGCGCTGGGGCACGGACTGCCTGGGTGCTCAGAACTTCGATCCGGAGGATGCGCGCTGCCTGGCGTCCAGCCTGGCCCAGACCAGTCTGTGGGGCATAGACTCCCATGGCATCGCGCGTTTGCCGCACTACTTGAACCGCGTCGCGCACGGGTCCATTCTGGCCAGGCCCGTGATCGAGATTCAACGCACGGGGCCGGGTACAGCACAACTGCATGGCGGGCGGGGGCAGGGCATTGTGGTGGCGCATCGGGCCAATGCACTGGCCATCGATCTGGCCCGCGAGGCGGGCGTGGCGGCCGTGGGCGTCAGTAACTCTTCGCACTGTGGCGCGATAGGTCTGTACAGCCGGGCAGCGGCCAAGCGTGGCTTGATCGGCATTGCGTTTACGCATTCTGATTCGATCGCCGCGCCCCATGGCGGCTATCAGCCGTTCTTTGGCACGAATCCGATTTCATTGGCGTTCCCGCGCGCGGGAGCAGAACCGCTCTGTCTGGACATGGCCACCACGGCTATCCCGTGGAATCGCGTCATGAACGCCCGGCGTGATGGCGTGGCGCTGCCTGACGGTGTTGCGCTGGATGCCGAAGGGCAGAACAGCACCGATGCGTATCAGGTACGGGCGTTGCGTCCTTTGGGTGGCGAAGACTATGGCTACAAAGGTTATGGCCTGGCGACGATGATTGAACTGCTGTGCGGGCCGCTCAACGGCAATCCGTTCGGGCCGCATATTTCCCCGATGTATGAAGCGCTGGAACGCCCGCGCGAACTTGGGGCATTTTTCATCGTCATTGATCCGGCGAGGTTCGCAGGTGGCGCGGCGCTGGCCGGGGTGGTTGCAGGCATGGCGATGGAATTGTCGCAAGCGCCCGGAGCGCCGCGTATGCCTGGTGACCCCGAGGCGGCGGCACTGGCCGAACGCCAGCGTGACGGCATTCCCGTACCTGCGGCCTTATGGGACGAGATCATCGCGTGGAGCACGCGTCTGGGCGTGGCGCCACCGGTGTGTCGGCCTTAG
- a CDS encoding 3-hydroxyanthranilate 3,4-dioxygenase has translation MPAYGPPLNFQRWIQDHAHLLKPPVGNQQIWQDSDFIVTVVGGPNHRTDYHDDPLEEFFYQVRGNAWLSLWVDGKAERVDLKEGDIFLLPPHVRHSPQRPEADSACLVIERQRPLGLLDGFEWYCPHCSHLVHRVEVQLKSIVTDLPPLFQAFYASTSLRTCPSCGQVHPGKGLAPNTQATPG, from the coding sequence ATGCCCGCCTACGGCCCGCCATTGAATTTCCAGCGCTGGATTCAAGATCACGCACATCTGCTGAAACCACCCGTTGGCAACCAGCAGATCTGGCAGGACAGCGACTTCATTGTCACCGTCGTTGGCGGCCCCAACCATCGCACCGACTACCACGATGACCCGCTGGAAGAATTCTTCTACCAAGTGCGCGGCAATGCCTGGCTCTCATTGTGGGTGGACGGCAAAGCCGAACGTGTGGATCTGAAGGAGGGCGACATCTTCTTGTTGCCGCCGCATGTTCGCCATTCTCCGCAACGTCCGGAAGCCGACAGCGCCTGTCTGGTCATCGAGCGTCAACGCCCATTGGGTCTGCTCGATGGATTCGAATGGTATTGCCCTCATTGCAGCCACCTGGTGCATCGCGTCGAAGTGCAGCTGAAAAGCATCGTGACCGACTTGCCCCCCTTGTTCCAGGCCTTCTACGCCAGTACCAGCCTGCGCACCTGCCCAAGCTGCGGCCAGGTGCATCCTGGTAAAGGCCTCGCCCCGAACACGCAAGCCACGCCCGGCTAG
- a CDS encoding branched-chain amino acid ABC transporter permease: MVRLSPRFLVAALLLALLALLPAYAHWQGEPFLLALFGRVLVYGVAALALNLLLGFGGMVSFGHALYLGLGAYAVGVMSHYGIENGWLHLAGALGACAVVGLISGYVVMRTSGIAFIMITLAFAQMFYFLATGLDGFGGDDGMSLFAGSDFGAFRLDTPLALYYAAFGVLLLVLWLMHRLIHAPFGMALRGCQANERRMRALGFPTLRYRLAAYVISAMICGVAGVLLANLTMYVSPSYLAWTTSGELIVMVVLGGIGTLFGPVVGALAFLLLEEGLKLLTDHWMLIMGLLIVGVVLVSRRGVYGNLPDTPWRRKARQTSPPPAARASGEPL, translated from the coding sequence ATGGTCAGACTTTCTCCGCGCTTTCTGGTTGCCGCCCTGCTGCTCGCGCTGTTGGCCCTGCTGCCTGCCTACGCGCACTGGCAGGGTGAACCCTTTTTGCTGGCCTTGTTCGGCCGAGTGCTGGTCTACGGCGTTGCTGCGCTGGCGCTGAATCTGCTGCTGGGTTTCGGCGGCATGGTCAGCTTTGGCCATGCGCTCTATCTCGGGCTGGGCGCCTATGCAGTTGGCGTGATGTCGCACTACGGCATCGAGAACGGCTGGCTGCATCTGGCTGGCGCGCTTGGCGCGTGTGCTGTGGTCGGGCTGATCAGCGGCTATGTCGTGATGAGAACCTCTGGCATCGCGTTCATCATGATTACGCTGGCCTTCGCGCAGATGTTCTATTTCTTGGCGACAGGTCTGGATGGATTTGGCGGCGACGACGGCATGTCCTTGTTTGCCGGCAGCGATTTTGGCGCATTCCGGCTGGATACGCCACTGGCGTTGTATTACGCAGCGTTTGGCGTATTGCTGCTTGTACTGTGGTTGATGCACCGCCTGATCCACGCGCCTTTCGGCATGGCACTTCGGGGCTGCCAGGCCAACGAACGCCGCATGCGCGCGCTGGGCTTTCCAACCTTGCGCTATCGCCTGGCCGCTTACGTGATCTCGGCAATGATCTGCGGCGTGGCGGGCGTGCTGTTGGCCAACCTCACCATGTATGTATCGCCGTCCTACCTGGCGTGGACGACATCCGGCGAATTGATCGTGATGGTGGTGTTGGGCGGTATCGGCACATTGTTTGGCCCCGTGGTGGGTGCCCTGGCATTTCTGCTGCTGGAAGAAGGGTTGAAGCTGCTGACGGACCACTGGATGCTGATCATGGGTCTGTTGATTGTGGGCGTGGTGCTGGTGTCGCGGCGCGGCGTGTACGGCAACCTGCCCGATACCCCTTGGCGCAGAAAGGCGCGGCAGACCAGTCCGCCGCCTGCCGCTCGCGCATCCGGAGAGCCGCTATGA
- a CDS encoding ABC transporter substrate-binding protein, with the protein MKRTITLTAAAVMGLALSATALADVKIGLLTTLTGPGSVLGQDQLDGFMLAVEQGGGKLGGVAVQIIKEDDQFKPEVGVQAARKLVQSDKVPIITGVVYSNVMLAVVRPVTSAGVFLVGSNAGPTNLAGKDCSPYFFSTSWNNTQRHEGSGEMANQMGLKKVYLLAPNYQAGKDAMAGFKRFYKGEVMNEVFTQVNQPDYSVELAALADAKPEAAYVFFPGGMGVNFIKQYRQAGLFGKIPLLSVDTIDGATLPALQKDALGAVTNVPYSPDLDNAANKAFAAAFRQKYGREPSSYAAQSFDAAQLIASALKKTGGNVDDKDALRKALEAADFPSVRGEFRYQPNHFPVAGFFRADVEAGADGKVGFVNKGPIFPDLSKVSDQYAAQCVMK; encoded by the coding sequence ATGAAACGCACCATCACGCTGACCGCCGCTGCGGTCATGGGCCTGGCGCTATCAGCCACCGCGCTGGCCGATGTGAAGATCGGCCTGCTTACCACCTTGACCGGCCCGGGCTCCGTGCTGGGCCAGGATCAACTGGACGGCTTCATGCTGGCCGTGGAACAGGGCGGCGGAAAACTCGGCGGTGTTGCTGTGCAGATCATCAAGGAAGATGACCAGTTCAAGCCGGAAGTGGGCGTGCAAGCGGCGCGCAAGCTGGTGCAAAGCGACAAAGTGCCGATCATCACTGGCGTGGTGTATTCCAATGTGATGCTGGCTGTCGTGCGTCCCGTCACCAGCGCGGGCGTGTTCCTGGTGGGCTCCAACGCAGGCCCCACGAACCTGGCCGGCAAAGACTGTTCCCCTTATTTCTTCTCCACGTCCTGGAACAACACGCAGCGCCATGAAGGCAGCGGTGAAATGGCCAATCAGATGGGCTTGAAGAAGGTCTATCTGCTGGCGCCCAATTACCAGGCGGGCAAGGACGCCATGGCCGGCTTCAAGCGCTTCTACAAGGGCGAGGTCATGAACGAAGTGTTCACCCAGGTGAACCAGCCCGACTACTCGGTTGAACTGGCGGCGCTGGCCGATGCCAAGCCCGAAGCCGCTTACGTGTTCTTTCCTGGCGGCATGGGCGTGAACTTCATCAAGCAATACCGTCAGGCAGGTTTGTTCGGAAAAATACCGCTGCTGTCGGTGGACACCATCGACGGCGCTACGCTGCCCGCGCTGCAAAAAGATGCGCTGGGCGCAGTGACCAACGTGCCCTATTCGCCCGATCTGGACAACGCTGCCAACAAGGCATTTGCCGCGGCCTTCCGCCAGAAGTACGGGCGTGAGCCGTCCAGCTATGCCGCCCAATCATTTGATGCCGCGCAGCTGATCGCATCGGCCCTGAAGAAAACGGGCGGAAATGTGGACGACAAAGACGCATTGCGCAAAGCGCTGGAAGCCGCGGACTTCCCGTCCGTGCGTGGCGAATTCCGCTATCAGCCGAATCACTTTCCCGTGGCCGGTTTTTTCCGCGCCGACGTCGAGGCCGGGGCAGACGGCAAGGTGGGCTTTGTGAACAAGGGCCCGATCTTCCCCGACCTGTCCAAGGTATCGGACCAGTACGCCGCCCAGTGCGTCATGAAGTAA
- a CDS encoding amidohydrolase family protein, which produces MIQKIDMHAHFFPPITRQEAAALDPVNAPWLRPDANGKTGQIMAGDQPFRPVDSTLWDPALRVQQMDRHGVDIQILCATPIMFGYTYPAKTAADWAARMNDLALEHCAHAPSRLKALAQVPLQDLDLACKEATRAFAAGHLGVQIGNHVGPRDLDDETLVQFLIHCANSNIPVLVHPWDMMTDGRMKKWMLPWLVAMPAETQLGILSLILSGAFERIPRSLKLCFAHGGGSFAFLLGRVDNAWRHRDIIRQDCPQLPSSYTDRFYTDSAVFDPRSLRLLIDVMGEDRVLLGSDYPYPLGEQEVGKLVTHADLLPEVQHKILFRNTMTFFGLNP; this is translated from the coding sequence ATGATTCAGAAAATTGATATGCACGCCCACTTCTTTCCGCCGATAACGCGGCAGGAAGCGGCCGCGCTGGACCCCGTCAACGCGCCCTGGCTGCGCCCGGATGCCAACGGCAAAACCGGCCAGATCATGGCGGGCGACCAGCCCTTCCGGCCTGTTGACTCCACGTTGTGGGACCCCGCGCTGCGCGTGCAGCAGATGGACCGCCACGGTGTCGATATACAGATCCTGTGCGCCACCCCCATCATGTTTGGCTACACCTATCCCGCCAAGACAGCAGCTGATTGGGCGGCGCGCATGAATGATCTGGCGCTGGAACACTGCGCCCATGCGCCGTCGCGTCTGAAGGCGCTGGCGCAGGTGCCTCTGCAAGATCTGGACCTGGCCTGTAAAGAAGCTACGCGCGCATTCGCAGCGGGCCACCTGGGCGTTCAGATCGGCAACCACGTCGGCCCGCGCGACCTGGATGATGAAACGCTCGTGCAGTTCCTGATTCATTGCGCCAACAGCAACATCCCGGTGCTGGTGCATCCTTGGGACATGATGACCGATGGCCGCATGAAAAAATGGATGCTGCCCTGGCTGGTCGCGATGCCAGCTGAAACGCAGCTGGGCATCCTTTCCCTGATCTTGTCCGGCGCCTTTGAACGCATTCCCCGCAGCCTGAAACTGTGTTTTGCGCATGGCGGCGGCAGCTTCGCATTTTTGTTGGGCCGCGTGGATAATGCGTGGCGCCACCGCGACATCATCCGCCAGGACTGCCCGCAACTGCCCTCTTCCTACACGGATCGCTTCTACACGGACAGCGCGGTATTCGACCCGCGTTCGTTGCGCCTGCTGATCGATGTGATGGGCGAAGACCGCGTGCTGCTCGGCTCGGACTACCCCTATCCGCTCGGTGAACAGGAAGTGGGCAAGCTGGTGACGCACGCCGATCTGCTGCCTGAAGTGCAGCACAAGATTCTGTTTCGCAACACCATGACGTTCTTTGGCTTGAACCCGTAG
- a CDS encoding UxaA family hydrolase gives MSQTDTAVIRIHPADNVVIARRQLVSGTRLDGEGVTITGLVPPGHKVAVRAIAAGQPVRRYNQIIGVARQDIAPGQHVHTQNLEFSDFERDYAVGQGAHATEYVEHPATFDGIVRADGRVATRNYIGILTSVNCSATVARAIADHFRRDIHPDALASCPNVDGVVALTHGAGCATGSEGEPLRVLRRTLGGYARHANFGGLMVVGLGCETNQIGGLMEQEGLRESGLLHTFNIQDTGGTRKTVARGIELVERMLDQANQVRREPVSASHLMVGLQCGGSDGYSGISANPALGAAVDLLVRNGGTAILSETPEIYGGEHLLTRRAETPAVAAKLLARVRWWEDYCARNDAEMDNNPSAGNKAGGLTTILEKSLGAIAKSGTTNLTDVFEYAEPVAARGLVFMDTPGYDPVSATGQVAGGANLICFTTGRGSAYGCAPAPSLKLSTNTALWQRQSDDIDINCGEVVDGEQSVAQMGERIFQLMLQTASGRRTRSEEHGYGQNEFVPWQLGAVM, from the coding sequence ATGTCCCAAACCGATACGGCAGTGATACGCATCCATCCGGCAGACAACGTCGTGATTGCCCGGCGGCAGCTGGTCAGCGGGACGCGGCTGGACGGTGAAGGGGTGACCATAACGGGCCTGGTGCCGCCCGGCCACAAGGTGGCCGTGCGCGCCATTGCGGCCGGGCAGCCTGTGCGCCGTTATAACCAGATCATCGGCGTGGCGCGCCAGGATATAGCGCCAGGTCAGCATGTTCATACGCAGAATCTGGAGTTCTCGGACTTCGAGCGCGATTACGCGGTGGGACAAGGCGCGCACGCCACGGAGTATGTGGAGCATCCCGCCACCTTCGATGGCATTGTGCGCGCCGACGGCCGGGTAGCCACGCGCAATTACATTGGCATCCTGACCAGCGTGAACTGCTCCGCCACCGTGGCGCGCGCCATAGCCGATCACTTCCGGCGCGATATACACCCCGATGCCCTGGCGTCCTGTCCGAACGTGGACGGCGTGGTGGCGCTTACCCACGGCGCAGGCTGTGCCACGGGCAGCGAAGGCGAGCCGCTGCGGGTGCTGCGGCGCACCTTGGGCGGCTACGCCAGGCACGCCAATTTTGGCGGTCTGATGGTGGTCGGGCTGGGGTGCGAGACCAACCAGATCGGCGGGTTGATGGAGCAAGAGGGCTTACGCGAAAGCGGTCTGTTGCACACCTTCAATATTCAGGACACCGGCGGTACCCGCAAGACCGTGGCGCGGGGCATCGAATTGGTGGAGCGGATGCTGGACCAGGCCAATCAGGTGCGGCGCGAACCGGTATCCGCCAGCCATTTGATGGTGGGCTTGCAGTGCGGCGGGTCCGACGGCTATTCGGGCATCAGCGCCAACCCCGCGCTGGGCGCGGCGGTAGACCTGCTGGTGCGCAACGGGGGCACCGCCATTCTTTCCGAAACACCCGAAATCTATGGCGGCGAGCATCTGCTGACGCGTCGTGCCGAAACCCCGGCCGTGGCCGCCAAGCTGCTGGCGCGGGTGCGCTGGTGGGAAGACTATTGCGCCCGCAACGATGCCGAAATGGACAACAACCCGTCGGCCGGCAACAAGGCGGGCGGGTTGACGACCATTCTGGAAAAGTCGCTAGGCGCGATCGCCAAGAGCGGCACCACCAATCTGACCGATGTGTTTGAGTATGCCGAGCCGGTGGCCGCGCGCGGGCTGGTGTTCATGGATACCCCGGGCTACGACCCAGTCTCCGCTACCGGGCAAGTCGCAGGCGGCGCCAACCTGATTTGCTTTACAACGGGGCGCGGGTCGGCCTACGGCTGTGCACCCGCGCCGTCGTTGAAACTGTCGACGAACACGGCGCTGTGGCAGCGCCAATCGGACGATATCGACATCAATTGCGGGGAAGTGGTTGATGGCGAACAAAGCGTCGCGCAGATGGGCGAGCGCATCTTTCAGTTGATGCTGCAAACCGCTTCGGGCCGGCGCACGCGCAGCGAAGAGCATGGTTACGGACAAAACGAATTCGTGCCTTGGCAGTTGGGCGCCGTGATGTAG
- a CDS encoding branched-chain amino acid ABC transporter permease, whose product MSTTLLLVQALNGLQLGILLFLLAAGLTLVFGIMNFINLAHGSLYMMGAFIAATVFRHTGSFLLAGAAVIAGMAALGLLLDRIALARLYPREHLDQVLATFGFILFFNELTRIIWGPAPISMGLPSWLSGTIDILGVTYPLYRFLIIVVGLLVAAGCYVLIHRTRLGMLIRAGSTDRMMVGALGVNIARLNTLLFVLGSVLAGLAGLMAGPILSAQTGMGEPILILTLVVIVIGGIGSVRGAFLAALMVGLIDTLGRALLPTLLRAALPPAAANAAGPAIASMLIYVVMALVLALRPQGLFPVKHG is encoded by the coding sequence ATGTCCACGACGTTGCTGCTGGTGCAGGCCTTGAACGGCCTGCAACTTGGAATCCTGCTGTTCCTGTTGGCCGCCGGGCTGACGCTGGTGTTCGGCATCATGAACTTCATCAACCTGGCGCACGGATCGCTCTACATGATGGGCGCCTTCATCGCGGCCACCGTGTTCCGCCACACCGGCTCGTTCCTGCTGGCTGGCGCTGCGGTGATCGCCGGCATGGCCGCCTTGGGGCTGCTGCTGGACCGTATTGCGCTGGCCAGGCTGTACCCGCGCGAACACCTGGACCAGGTGCTGGCGACGTTCGGCTTCATCCTGTTCTTCAATGAACTCACGCGCATCATCTGGGGGCCCGCGCCTATCAGCATGGGGCTGCCATCATGGCTGTCGGGCACGATCGACATACTGGGCGTTACCTACCCGCTCTACCGCTTCCTGATTATTGTGGTGGGCTTGCTGGTGGCGGCGGGCTGTTATGTGCTGATTCACCGCACGCGCTTGGGCATGCTGATCCGCGCGGGTTCCACCGACCGCATGATGGTCGGCGCGTTGGGGGTGAATATTGCGCGTCTGAATACCTTGCTGTTTGTGTTGGGGTCAGTGCTGGCCGGATTGGCGGGGCTGATGGCGGGGCCTATCTTGTCCGCCCAAACCGGCATGGGCGAACCCATTCTGATCCTGACCTTGGTGGTGATCGTGATCGGCGGCATCGGCTCGGTGCGCGGCGCATTCCTGGCCGCCTTGATGGTGGGTTTGATCGATACGTTAGGCCGCGCGTTGTTGCCGACGCTGCTGCGCGCGGCGTTGCCGCCCGCCGCCGCCAACGCGGCAGGCCCTGCCATCGCGTCAATGCTGATTTATGTCGTGATGGCGCTGGTACTGGCTTTGCGGCCCCAGGGCCTGTTTCCCGTCAAGCACGGATAA
- a CDS encoding fumarylacetoacetate hydrolase family protein, which yields MKLMRYGARGAEKPGLIDTQGNVRDLSSVLPDITAQTLDSAALAKLRAVDPASLPLVQNPGRVAPPWSGMGKFVCIGLNYADHAAESGLPVPAEPVIFMKPTSAVVGANDPVVLPQDSVKTDWEVELGVVIGEKARYVSEADAMKHVAGYCVVNDVSEREYQIERGGTWDKGKGCDTFGPVGPWLATADEIPNPQALEMWLEVNGKRYQNGSTRTMVFGVAQLVAYVSRFMTLYPGDLISTGTPPGVGMGQKPAPVYLKAGDDIKLGIAGLGEQRQRVHAWNPALIDG from the coding sequence ATGAAACTGATGCGCTATGGCGCCCGAGGCGCTGAAAAACCTGGCCTGATCGACACCCAGGGCAATGTGCGCGACCTGTCTTCGGTGCTGCCCGACATCACTGCCCAAACGCTGGATTCGGCGGCGCTGGCGAAGCTGCGCGCAGTGGACCCGGCCAGCCTGCCTTTGGTGCAGAATCCTGGCCGCGTGGCGCCGCCATGGAGCGGCATGGGCAAGTTCGTCTGCATCGGTTTGAACTATGCGGACCACGCTGCGGAATCGGGATTGCCGGTGCCTGCGGAACCCGTCATTTTCATGAAACCCACGTCTGCCGTGGTGGGCGCCAATGATCCTGTTGTGCTGCCGCAGGATTCGGTCAAGACCGATTGGGAAGTGGAGTTGGGCGTGGTGATTGGCGAAAAGGCGCGCTATGTCAGCGAGGCCGACGCCATGAAACACGTGGCGGGATATTGCGTGGTCAATGACGTATCCGAACGTGAATATCAGATTGAACGCGGCGGCACCTGGGACAAGGGCAAGGGCTGCGACACCTTCGGACCGGTCGGCCCGTGGCTGGCGACGGCGGACGAAATCCCCAATCCCCAGGCGTTGGAGATGTGGCTGGAAGTGAACGGCAAGCGCTATCAGAACGGCAGCACCCGCACGATGGTGTTCGGCGTGGCGCAACTGGTAGCGTACGTCAGCCGTTTCATGACGCTGTATCCGGGCGACCTGATCAGCACCGGTACGCCGCCGGGCGTGGGCATGGGGCAAAAGCCCGCGCCCGTATACCTGAAGGCCGGAGACGACATCAAGCTGGGCATCGCCGGCCTGGGTGAACAGCGCCAGCGCGTCCATGCCTGGAACCCGGCGTTGATCGACGGCTAG
- a CDS encoding mannitol dehydrogenase family protein has translation MLERLNTESLPRLPADVEKPVYDRSRLTPGIVHLGLGAFHRAHQAVMTDLAMQASGDLSWGILGVSLRSPATRDALTPQDGLYTLALRDRGPDGQAREQLRVVGSVLRVMVAEEDPNAVLERIAYPQTRIVSLTVTEKGYSHEPATGYLRWDDPDILHDLENPHRPRSTIGILVYGLALRRERGLPPVTLLSCDNVRGNGDLLRSLVLAFALRVDVSLASWIDTHCTFPNSMVDRIVPGTDDQDRQRITQRLGVEDAWPVVGEPYMNWVIEDKFAAGRPAWETHGGATFVRNAAPYERLKLRMVNGPHSTLAYLGALLGLPTISDAVQTPVLRDFVDAMMRLEIAPTLKGIPDSGLEEYRQRFLARVANPALPHPVAQVAMDGSQKVPQRLLDTIRDRLRTGDDINRLSLAVAAWLHYLRGQDEQGGRYTIQDPLSARLAKLLSRADVAVRSSAPSQAAHRRAMVLSGFKPVFGDLGKAPEFVAALAQHLEAFREHGVMHAVEAAT, from the coding sequence ATGCTTGAACGTTTGAATACGGAGTCGTTGCCGCGTCTACCCGCAGACGTGGAAAAACCTGTCTATGACCGGAGCCGGCTGACACCCGGCATCGTCCATTTGGGGCTGGGCGCATTTCACCGGGCGCATCAAGCGGTAATGACGGATCTGGCCATGCAGGCCAGCGGTGATCTCAGTTGGGGCATCCTGGGCGTGTCACTGCGCAGCCCCGCCACCCGAGACGCATTGACCCCGCAAGATGGTCTGTACACGCTGGCCTTGCGCGACCGGGGACCCGATGGCCAGGCCCGTGAGCAATTGCGTGTGGTGGGTTCGGTGTTGCGGGTGATGGTCGCCGAAGAAGACCCCAACGCTGTTTTAGAGCGCATCGCCTATCCCCAGACCCGCATTGTCAGTCTGACAGTGACGGAAAAGGGCTACAGCCACGAGCCAGCCACCGGTTATTTGCGTTGGGACGACCCAGACATCCTGCATGACCTGGAAAACCCGCATCGGCCGCGCAGCACCATCGGAATTCTGGTTTACGGATTGGCATTGCGCCGTGAGCGCGGTCTGCCGCCCGTTACGCTGCTGTCCTGCGATAACGTGCGGGGCAACGGCGATTTGCTGCGTAGTCTGGTGCTGGCTTTTGCGTTGCGCGTCGATGTGTCGCTGGCCAGTTGGATCGACACGCATTGCACGTTTCCGAACTCGATGGTGGACCGCATCGTGCCCGGCACCGACGACCAGGACCGCCAGCGGATCACGCAGCGTTTGGGGGTTGAGGACGCCTGGCCCGTCGTTGGCGAACCCTATATGAATTGGGTGATCGAAGACAAGTTCGCCGCAGGCCGTCCCGCTTGGGAAACGCATGGCGGCGCGACCTTTGTCCGCAACGCCGCGCCCTATGAACGGCTGAAGCTGCGCATGGTGAACGGGCCGCACTCAACCTTGGCGTATCTGGGCGCGTTATTGGGTCTTCCGACCATCAGCGATGCGGTGCAAACCCCAGTGCTGCGTGACTTTGTTGACGCCATGATGCGGCTGGAGATCGCGCCCACCTTGAAAGGCATTCCAGATAGCGGGTTGGAGGAATACCGGCAGCGCTTCTTGGCCCGCGTCGCCAACCCTGCGCTGCCCCACCCGGTGGCGCAAGTTGCCATGGACGGTTCGCAAAAGGTTCCGCAACGCTTGTTGGACACGATACGCGACCGGCTGCGCACGGGAGACGACATCAACCGGCTATCGCTGGCGGTTGCGGCCTGGCTGCATTATTTGCGCGGCCAGGACGAGCAGGGCGGACGCTACACGATTCAGGACCCCCTGTCGGCGCGTCTGGCGAAACTGTTGTCGCGTGCCGACGTGGCGGTGCGTTCGTCCGCACCGTCGCAAGCTGCGCATCGGCGGGCCATGGTGCTGTCAGGATTCAAGCCGGTGTTTGGCGACTTGGGCAAGGCGCCCGAGTTTGTCGCGGCGCTGGCCCAGCATCTGGAAGCCTTTCGTGAGCATGGTGTGATGCACGCCGTGGAGGCTGCTACCTGA
- a CDS encoding ABC transporter ATP-binding protein, whose amino-acid sequence MSALLSLRGVTAHYGASQALFGIDLDIGPGEFVTLLGRNGMGKSTTVKAVMGLNRATQGSITFDGRDISRLPAYKVAQCGIGLVPEGRHIFPNLSVRENLVATAHNRQGASQPWTLERVYALFPRLSERARHLGSHLSGGEQQMLAIGRALLTNPRLLILDEATEGLAPVVREEIWSALETLKQTGLAVLCIDKNLEPLLATADHHAIVEKGRVAWTGSSQAFLDDEPRLLQYLGV is encoded by the coding sequence ATGAGCGCGCTATTGTCTTTGCGCGGCGTAACGGCGCACTACGGCGCCAGTCAGGCGCTGTTCGGCATAGACCTGGATATAGGCCCAGGCGAATTCGTGACCCTGCTGGGCCGCAACGGCATGGGCAAATCCACCACCGTGAAAGCGGTGATGGGATTGAACCGTGCCACACAGGGCAGCATCACGTTCGACGGACGCGACATCAGCCGGCTGCCCGCCTATAAAGTGGCGCAATGCGGCATCGGACTTGTGCCTGAAGGCCGGCACATTTTTCCGAACCTGTCCGTGCGTGAAAACCTGGTTGCCACCGCGCACAACCGCCAAGGCGCATCTCAACCCTGGACACTGGAACGCGTGTACGCCTTGTTCCCGCGCTTGTCTGAACGCGCGCGGCATCTGGGCAGCCATCTGTCGGGCGGCGAGCAACAAATGCTGGCGATTGGGCGAGCCCTGCTGACCAATCCCCGACTGCTGATTCTGGATGAGGCCACTGAAGGGCTGGCGCCTGTCGTGCGGGAAGAAATCTGGTCCGCGCTTGAAACGCTAAAGCAAACCGGACTGGCTGTGCTGTGTATAGACAAGAATCTGGAGCCGCTGCTGGCCACGGCGGATCACCACGCCATCGTGGAAAAAGGACGGGTGGCGTGGACGGGTTCGTCGCAGGCATTCCTGGATGACGAACCTCGCTTGTTGCAGTATCTGGGGGTCTAA